The following are encoded in a window of Cottoperca gobio chromosome 20, fCotGob3.1, whole genome shotgun sequence genomic DNA:
- the irf9 gene encoding interferon regulatory factor 9 isoform X2 produces MAAGRMRSTRRLRSWIVEQVSSGKYHGLMWDDDAETMFRIPWKHAGKQDFRKDEDAAIFKAWAAFKGKLTDASQDTPATWKTRLRCALNKSLEFVEVMERAQLDISEPYKVYRLVPISEQGVVLPEKKCRAKVTKRQKKRRNESESSDDTEVKQIKREEVTSQVCVEDTLVWNVIPVETEEPAQHTNIQRAVVDEFRLDVRIEESVTAPAEVQDSFNVEVQYLGHTVLKRQIQRNDVRIMYLPSAPVAPTPAVLKGRFPRIPLPEPPSTLPAGPELQALFTLLPFMEKGVVLTSLPGGVYCKRFCQGRVFWTGPHVTTPGLHKMERNTEPVMLFSKDTFKQQLDHFGLNGGEPPQCGVTLCFGEELSDTEDPSEKLIIVQITFPWAEQQVQNTRSFIESMNMLQSLASQSPLGEITLNLVTVTSPDAEMITCGTD; encoded by the exons ATGGCAGCAGGGAGAATGCGCTCTACTCGCAGATTGCGCTCGTGGATCGtcgagcag GTCAGCAGTGGGAAATACCACGGGCTGATGTGGGACGACGACGCCGAGACGATGTTCCGCATCCCGTGGAAACACGCAGGGAAACAGGACTTCCGTAAAGACGAAGACGCCGCCATCTTCAAG GCGTGGGCGGCGTTCAAAGGCAAGCTGACAGACGCGAGCCAAGACACCCCGGCCACCTGGAAGACCCGTCTGCGCTGCGCCCTCAACAAGAGTCTAGAGTTTGTGGAGGTGATGGAGCGAGCCCAGCTGGACATCTCCGAGCCCTACAAGGTCTACCGCCTGGTCCCCATCAGCGAGCAAG GTGTGGTGCTTCCTGAGAAGAAATGTAGAGCAAAAGTCACCAAGAGGCAGAAAAAGAGGCGCAATGAATCTGAGAGCAGCGACGACACGGAGGTCAAGCAGATCAAGAGGGAGGAGGTCACCTCACAGGTG TGTGTTGAAGACACTCTGGTGTGGAATGTGATCCCTGTGGAGACAGAGGAACCGGCTCAACACACCAACATCCAGAGAGCCG tggtTGATGAGTTCAGGTTGGATGTGCGGATCGAGGAGAGCGTCACGGCTCCGGCTGAAG tccAGGACTCCTTCAATGTGGAGGTTCAATATTTAGGACACACGGTCCTCAAACGTCAAATCCAGAGAAACGACGTCAGGATAATGTACTTGCCTTCCGCTCCCGTTGCCCCGACACCGGCCGTCCTGAAGGGCAGGTTTCCGCGCATCCCGCTGCCGGAGCCGCCCTCCACGCTGCCGGCCGGCCCGGAGCTGCAGGCTCTGTTCACCCTGCTGCCCTTCATGGAGAAAGGAGTGGTGCTGACCTCCTTGCCGGGGGGCGTTTACTGCAAACGCTTCTGCCAGGGGCGAGTCTTCTGGACGGGGCCGCACGTGACCACACCGGGGCTGCACAAGATGGAGAGGAACACGGAGCCGGTGATGCTCTTCAGTAAAGACACTTTCAAGCAAC AACTGGACCACTTCGGTTTGAACGGCGGCGAGCCTCCTCAGTGCGGCGTCACTCTTTGTTTCGGAGAAGAGCTGAGTGACACCGAGGACCCGTCTGAGAAGCTCATTATAGTTCAG ATCACGTTCCCGTGGGCCGAGCAGCAGGTGCAGAACACTCGCTCCTTTATAGAATCCATGAACATGCTCCAGTCTCTGGCCAGTCAGTCTCCTCTGGGAGAAATAACTCTGAACCTGGTCACTGTGACTTCACCAGACGCTGAGATGATCACCTGTGGGACCGACTGA
- the irf9 gene encoding interferon regulatory factor 9 isoform X1 produces MAAGRMRSTRRLRSWIVEQVSSGKYHGLMWDDDAETMFRIPWKHAGKQDFRKDEDAAIFKAWAAFKGKLTDASQDTPATWKTRLRCALNKSLEFVEVMERAQLDISEPYKVYRLVPISEQGVVLPEKKCRAKVTKRQKKRRNESESSDDTEVKQIKREEVTSQVCVEDTLVWNVIPVETEEPAQHTNIQRAVVDEFRLDVRIEESVTAPAEVQDSFNVEVQYLGHTVLKRQIQRNDVRIMYLPSAPVAPTPAVLKGRFPRIPLPEPPSTLPAGPELQALFTLLPFMEKGVVLTSLPGGVYCKRFCQGRVFWTGPHVTTPGLHKMERNTEPVMLFSKDTFKQQLDHFGLNGGEPPQCGVTLCFGEELSDTEDPSEKLIIVQVNITFPWAEQQVQNTRSFIESMNMLQSLASQSPLGEITLNLVTVTSPDAEMITCGTD; encoded by the exons ATGGCAGCAGGGAGAATGCGCTCTACTCGCAGATTGCGCTCGTGGATCGtcgagcag GTCAGCAGTGGGAAATACCACGGGCTGATGTGGGACGACGACGCCGAGACGATGTTCCGCATCCCGTGGAAACACGCAGGGAAACAGGACTTCCGTAAAGACGAAGACGCCGCCATCTTCAAG GCGTGGGCGGCGTTCAAAGGCAAGCTGACAGACGCGAGCCAAGACACCCCGGCCACCTGGAAGACCCGTCTGCGCTGCGCCCTCAACAAGAGTCTAGAGTTTGTGGAGGTGATGGAGCGAGCCCAGCTGGACATCTCCGAGCCCTACAAGGTCTACCGCCTGGTCCCCATCAGCGAGCAAG GTGTGGTGCTTCCTGAGAAGAAATGTAGAGCAAAAGTCACCAAGAGGCAGAAAAAGAGGCGCAATGAATCTGAGAGCAGCGACGACACGGAGGTCAAGCAGATCAAGAGGGAGGAGGTCACCTCACAGGTG TGTGTTGAAGACACTCTGGTGTGGAATGTGATCCCTGTGGAGACAGAGGAACCGGCTCAACACACCAACATCCAGAGAGCCG tggtTGATGAGTTCAGGTTGGATGTGCGGATCGAGGAGAGCGTCACGGCTCCGGCTGAAG tccAGGACTCCTTCAATGTGGAGGTTCAATATTTAGGACACACGGTCCTCAAACGTCAAATCCAGAGAAACGACGTCAGGATAATGTACTTGCCTTCCGCTCCCGTTGCCCCGACACCGGCCGTCCTGAAGGGCAGGTTTCCGCGCATCCCGCTGCCGGAGCCGCCCTCCACGCTGCCGGCCGGCCCGGAGCTGCAGGCTCTGTTCACCCTGCTGCCCTTCATGGAGAAAGGAGTGGTGCTGACCTCCTTGCCGGGGGGCGTTTACTGCAAACGCTTCTGCCAGGGGCGAGTCTTCTGGACGGGGCCGCACGTGACCACACCGGGGCTGCACAAGATGGAGAGGAACACGGAGCCGGTGATGCTCTTCAGTAAAGACACTTTCAAGCAAC AACTGGACCACTTCGGTTTGAACGGCGGCGAGCCTCCTCAGTGCGGCGTCACTCTTTGTTTCGGAGAAGAGCTGAGTGACACCGAGGACCCGTCTGAGAAGCTCATTATAGTTCAGGTAAAT ATCACGTTCCCGTGGGCCGAGCAGCAGGTGCAGAACACTCGCTCCTTTATAGAATCCATGAACATGCTCCAGTCTCTGGCCAGTCAGTCTCCTCTGGGAGAAATAACTCTGAACCTGGTCACTGTGACTTCACCAGACGCTGAGATGATCACCTGTGGGACCGACTGA
- the emc9 gene encoding ER membrane protein complex subunit 9, whose product MGEVELSCRAYVKMYLHACLFPRCSINGLLLSSNSAGGAVCVTDCVPLLHSHLPLAPITQLALTQVDVWCSQTQQRIVGYYQANACVSDSSPTPCALKIADKISEQFDNAVLLMLDGSKMSSDYRVPPIVMYERKDSRWLLKDKHTIMLRQWEETRAIAGQMLESGDHTLLVDFDSHLDDITKDWTNQKLNTKIAELASPANGNI is encoded by the exons ATGGGCGAGGTGGAGCTGTCATGTCGGGCTTATGTGAAGATGTACCTGCACGCCTGTCTGTTTCCTCGGTGCAGCATCAACGGGCTGCTGCTGTCGTCCAACTCGGCAGGtggcgctgtgtgtgtgacagactgTGTACCGCTGCTTCATTCCCACCTCCCTCTGGCTCCCATCACTCAGCTGGCCCTCACACAG GTGGACGTGTGGTGTTCACAGACTCAGCAGAGGATCGTGGGATACTATCAAGCCAACGCCTGCGTATCAGACAGCAG CCCGACACCGTGTGCACTGAAGATAGCCGATAAGATTTCTGAGCAGtttgacaatgcagttttgttaaTG CTTGATGGCAGCAAGATGTCTTCAGACTATCGGGTTCCTCCCATCGTGATGTACGAGCGCAAAGATTCAAGATGGTTgctcaaagacaaacacac GATAATGCTGAGACAGTGGGAGGAGACTCGGGCCATCGCCGGTCAGATGCTGGAGTCGGGCGATCACACGCTGCTGGTGGACTTTGACAGCCACTTGGACGACATTACAAAGGACTGGACCAATCAGAAACTCAATACCAAGATAGCCGAGCTCGCGTCGCCGGCCAACGGGAACATCTAA
- the LOC115025711 gene encoding neutral cholesterol ester hydrolase 1-like — translation MRLRLAGAVLLMAAAYYVYLPLPSGVSEPWKLMLLDALFRSFMQASDVAHALGMCHRIHLLNHVVSWVEEIEARSCPAVHVTDSTLGGVPTRVFQPKGGKQLKRGIIYFHGGGWALCSGRMRSYDLLCRKMAEDLDSVVMSVDYRLAPEAVFPEQYHDALAASRAFLSAQVLERYSIDPERVCVSGDSAGGNLAAAVAQELSSDDSLTVNFKVQALIYPVLQALDFYTSSYQQNRAVPILYRPVMARFWLQYLGADTSLEPLLLANNHSSLDQPAISSSTRSKLDWAALLPAERRKHFRPVVKETGSPGVMGEVPELMDVRAAPLLAEQGVLGRTPKAYVMTCEFDVLRDDGLMYVRRLQDAGVAVTSDHYEDGFHGCMVFAFLPMMSSVGQRSMNNYITWLDQNL, via the exons ATGAGGCTCCGTTTGGCTGGAGCCGTGCTGCTGATGGCGGCCGCCTACTACGTCTACCTCCCGCTACCGAGCGGCGTGAGCGAGCCGTGGAAGCTGATGCTGCTGGACGCGCTGTTCCGGAGCTTCATGCAGGCG agtgACGTAGCTCACGCGCTGGGTATGTGCCATCGGATCCACCTGTTGAACCATGTGGTGTCCTGGGTGGAGGAGATCGAGGCTCGCTCCTGCCCCGCCGTGCACGTGACCGACTCCACTCTAGGCGGCGTGCCGACCCGAGTCTTCCAGCCGAAGGGAGGGAAGCAGCTGAAAAGGGGAATCATATATTTCCACGGTGGAGGGTGGGCGCTTTGCAGCGGAC GGATGCGATCGTACGACCTTCTTTGTCGGAAAATGGCGGAAGACCTGGACTCTGTGGTCATGTCAGTCGA TTACCGTCTCGCTCCAGAGGCGGTGTTCCCGGAACAGTACCACGATGCGTTGGCGGCATCGCGGGCCTTCCTGTCGGCTCAGGTTTTGGAACGCTACAGCATCGATCcggagagggtgtgtgtgtccggGGACAGCGCCGGGGGAAACCTGGCTGCCGCTGTGGCGCAGGAG CTCAGCTCCGACGACAGTCTGACGGTGAACTTTAAGGTCCAGGCGTTGATCTACCCCGTGCTGCAGGCGCTGGACTTCTACACCTCGTCGTACCAGCAGAACCGGGCCGTGCCCATCCTCTACAGGCCGGTCATGGCTCGTTTCTGGCTTCAGTACCTGGGCGCCGACACCTCCCTGGAGCCCCTCCTGCTTGCCAACAACCACAGCTCCCTGGACCAGCCGgccatcagcagcagcacccGCTCCAAGCTGGACTGGGCCGCTCTGCTCCCGGCCGAGCGCAGGAAGCACTTCCGGCCGGTTGTGAAAGAAACAGGATCGCCGGGGGTGATGGGCGAGGTACCGGAGCTGATGGACGTGAGGGCGGCACCGCTGCTGGCGGAGCAGGGGGTTCTGGGTAGGACGCCTAAAGCGTACGTGATGACTTGTGAGTTTGACGTGCTGAGGGATGACGGGTTGATGTACGTCAGGCGCCTGCAGGACGCCGGCGTCGCGGTGACCAGTGATCACTACGAGGACGGGTTCCACGGCTGCATGGTGTTTGCGTTCCTGCCAATGATGTCGAGCGTTGGACAGAGGAGCATGAACAACTACATCACCTGGCTGGACCAGAATCTGTAG